Proteins from a genomic interval of Syntrophorhabdus sp.:
- the tssC gene encoding type VI secretion system contractile sheath large subunit, with translation MAEEKKEAQQREAEGQTSLLDEIVAATRLKPSEEAYSITKQGLQAFIDEMLKPGKEIRVTASAVDEMIANLDQKLSKQVDVILHNKDFQQLEAAWTSLKFLVDKTNFRENIKVEVMNVTKTDLLDDFEDAPEITKSGLYKLAYTQEYGQFGGKPYGLMVGNFEFGPSAPDIKLLQNLASVATMSHAPFVAAAGAQFFGIDSFTGLPNLKDLKSIFEMPQYIKWQSFRESEDSRNVALALPHFLLRIPYGPDTKPVKGFNYREDTTAGDGNFLWGNAAFAFASRITDSFAKYRWCANIIGPQGGGAVEDLPIYQYEAMGELQTKIPTEVLISERREFELAEEGFVALTMRKGSDNAAFFSANSTQKPKVFANTPEGKQAELNYKLGTQLPYTFIVSRLAHYIKVIQRENIGTWKERGDLETELNNWIRQYVADQDNPSPGVRSRRPLRKASITVTDVEGEPGWYRVNMQVQPHFKYMGASFTLSLVGKLDKE, from the coding sequence GTGGCTGAAGAAAAGAAAGAAGCTCAACAGCGAGAGGCCGAGGGGCAAACGTCCCTCCTCGACGAGATCGTCGCCGCCACGCGTCTGAAACCGTCCGAAGAGGCGTACTCCATCACGAAGCAGGGCCTCCAGGCCTTTATCGACGAGATGCTCAAGCCCGGCAAGGAGATCCGCGTGACGGCCTCCGCCGTGGACGAGATGATCGCCAACCTCGACCAGAAACTGTCGAAGCAGGTGGATGTCATCCTCCACAACAAGGACTTCCAGCAGCTCGAGGCGGCGTGGACGTCCCTCAAGTTCCTCGTCGACAAGACCAATTTCCGCGAGAACATCAAGGTCGAGGTGATGAACGTGACCAAGACGGACCTCCTCGACGATTTCGAGGACGCCCCGGAGATCACGAAGAGCGGCCTGTACAAGCTCGCGTACACCCAGGAATACGGCCAGTTCGGCGGCAAGCCATACGGCCTCATGGTGGGAAACTTCGAGTTCGGCCCCTCGGCGCCGGACATCAAGCTCCTCCAGAACCTGGCGAGCGTCGCCACCATGTCCCACGCGCCCTTCGTCGCGGCCGCGGGCGCGCAGTTCTTCGGCATAGACAGCTTCACAGGCCTTCCCAACCTCAAAGACCTGAAGTCCATCTTCGAGATGCCCCAGTACATCAAGTGGCAGTCCTTCCGGGAATCCGAGGATTCACGCAACGTGGCACTGGCCCTGCCCCATTTTCTCCTTCGCATACCCTACGGCCCGGACACGAAACCGGTGAAGGGCTTCAACTACAGGGAAGACACGACCGCCGGTGACGGCAACTTCCTCTGGGGCAACGCGGCCTTCGCCTTTGCGTCGCGGATAACGGACAGCTTCGCCAAGTACCGCTGGTGCGCCAACATCATAGGGCCCCAGGGCGGCGGTGCCGTCGAAGATCTCCCCATCTACCAGTATGAGGCGATGGGTGAGCTCCAGACGAAGATACCCACGGAGGTCCTCATCTCCGAGCGCCGGGAGTTCGAGCTAGCCGAAGAGGGCTTCGTCGCCCTGACGATGCGCAAGGGGAGTGACAACGCGGCCTTCTTCTCCGCCAATTCCACGCAGAAACCGAAGGTCTTCGCCAACACGCCCGAGGGCAAGCAGGCGGAGCTCAACTACAAGCTCGGCACACAGCTTCCCTACACCTTCATCGTGAGCCGTCTCGCCCATTACATCAAGGTCATCCAGCGCGAGAACATCGGCACCTGGAAGGAGAGGGGAGACCTCGAAACGGAGCTCAACAACTGGATCCGCCAGTACGTCGCCGACCAGGACAATCCTTCACCGGGCGTCCGTTCGCGGCGCCCCTTGAGGAAAGCGAGCATCACCGTCACCGACGTGGAAGGCGAACCCGGCTGGTACAGGGTCAACATGCAGGTACAGCCCCATTTCAAGTACATGGGGGCATCCTTCACGCTATCCCTGGTAGGTAAACTCGACAAGGAGTAG
- the tssB gene encoding type VI secretion system contractile sheath small subunit — protein sequence MAKEGSVAPKERVNIVYRPATGDAKEEIELPLKVLVMGDFTLQKDSRSVEDRQPINIDKDNFNDVLGAQNIRLETVVDNKLSDEPDAQMSINLDFKKMKDFEPDTIIQKIPELKKLMELRDALKALKGPLGNIPEFRKKIQDIVKDEEVKARLLKELGIEG from the coding sequence ATGGCTAAAGAAGGTTCCGTTGCACCGAAAGAACGTGTGAATATCGTCTATCGGCCGGCAACAGGCGATGCGAAAGAAGAGATCGAGCTTCCTCTCAAGGTCCTCGTCATGGGTGACTTCACGCTCCAGAAGGATTCGAGGAGCGTCGAAGACCGGCAGCCCATCAACATCGACAAGGACAACTTCAACGACGTCCTCGGCGCCCAAAACATCCGGCTGGAGACGGTGGTGGACAACAAGCTTTCCGATGAGCCCGACGCGCAGATGAGCATCAACCTCGATTTCAAGAAGATGAAGGACTTCGAGCCCGATACCATCATACAGAAGATACCGGAGCTCAAGAAGCTCATGGAGCTCAGGGACGCCCTCAAGGCCCTCAAAGGTCCCCTGGGGAACATCCCTGAATTCAGGAAGAAGATCCAGGACATCGTGAAGGACGAGGAAGTGAAGGCCCGTCTCCTGAAAGAACTCGGGATCGAAGGGTAG
- the tssA gene encoding type VI secretion system protein TssA, giving the protein MELNELGITPIPGASAAGADVRSEEIFDKLSTEIEKMSSPSAAGAIDWERVKTICADILGGSSKDLLVAGYLSVALLKTDGLAGLRTGVHIWRDMLSTYWDSLFPAKSRMRGRRNAIEWWAEKVSSTVRDLKPEQWKKEDIDSLYTDLDAIDTFLRNNMEEAPAVGPLMSIIGSVLAPVEEKPAPEAPPPKTPEPRQPAAPPSTSRPAADPGPVPAGDDPDPLIRHAIETLRAAAGLLVEKNGADNLYFRVNRTVAWMTVTAPPPSHGGRTMIESPDEEVRDSIKSMHRSGSWKNLLSACESRVAQFLFWLDLSRYAAEALENLGMKAASAEVTGLTVLYVKRLPGVERLTFSDGTPFADPDTKRWLAEADSAPAQGDSEGLVKQVEDDTGKARAMAQAGNLPAAVASLRDALTRSPSVRERFLRQVHLCRFLSENDQTRVSGSHFRELVTLMDAYRLGEWEPALAAEACEVILAGARGQGLEDLVPDVFRRLSLIDPVKAMEYA; this is encoded by the coding sequence ATGGAACTTAACGAACTGGGGATCACACCAATACCGGGAGCTTCGGCCGCCGGCGCCGACGTGCGGTCCGAGGAGATATTCGACAAGCTCTCCACGGAGATCGAGAAGATGTCCTCACCGTCCGCGGCAGGCGCCATCGACTGGGAGAGGGTCAAGACCATCTGCGCCGACATCCTCGGCGGCAGTTCCAAGGACCTCCTCGTGGCCGGCTACCTATCCGTGGCGCTCCTCAAGACCGACGGCCTCGCGGGTCTCCGGACGGGGGTGCACATATGGCGGGACATGCTCTCCACATACTGGGACAGCCTTTTCCCCGCGAAGTCCCGCATGAGAGGGCGCCGCAACGCCATTGAGTGGTGGGCGGAGAAGGTCTCCTCGACGGTCAGGGACCTCAAGCCGGAACAATGGAAGAAAGAGGATATAGATTCCCTTTATACCGATCTCGACGCAATCGACACATTCCTCAGGAACAACATGGAAGAGGCGCCGGCGGTGGGACCGCTCATGTCCATCATCGGCTCCGTCCTGGCCCCCGTCGAGGAGAAACCGGCGCCTGAAGCGCCGCCGCCGAAAACCCCCGAACCCAGGCAGCCAGCCGCGCCGCCGTCCACTTCAAGGCCTGCGGCCGATCCGGGACCCGTCCCCGCGGGGGACGATCCCGACCCGCTCATCAGGCACGCCATTGAAACGCTGAGGGCCGCCGCGGGGCTCCTTGTGGAGAAGAATGGCGCCGACAACCTGTACTTCCGCGTCAACAGGACCGTGGCATGGATGACCGTCACGGCGCCGCCGCCGAGCCACGGCGGCAGGACGATGATTGAATCCCCGGACGAGGAAGTCCGGGATTCCATAAAGAGCATGCACCGTTCCGGCAGCTGGAAGAACCTCCTTTCCGCCTGTGAATCCCGGGTAGCGCAGTTCCTCTTCTGGCTCGACCTCAGCCGCTACGCGGCCGAGGCCCTCGAGAACCTGGGGATGAAGGCGGCCTCCGCCGAGGTCACGGGCCTCACGGTCCTCTACGTGAAACGCCTGCCCGGTGTCGAGAGGCTCACCTTCTCCGACGGCACACCCTTTGCCGATCCGGACACGAAAAGGTGGCTCGCCGAGGCGGACTCGGCCCCGGCGCAGGGTGACTCCGAGGGTCTCGTGAAACAGGTGGAGGACGACACGGGCAAGGCGAGGGCCATGGCCCAGGCGGGCAACCTGCCCGCGGCGGTGGCATCGCTGAGGGACGCCCTTACGAGGTCGCCGTCGGTGCGGGAGCGTTTCCTGCGCCAGGTCCACCTGTGCCGGTTCCTCAGCGAGAACGACCAGACCAGGGTGTCAGGCTCGCATTTCCGCGAGCTCGTCACGCTCATGGACGCCTACAGGCTGGGTGAGTGGGAGCCCGCCCTGGCCGCTGAGGCCTGCGAGGTGATACTGGCGGGGGCTCGAGGACAGGGGCTCGAGGACCTCGTTCCCGATGTCTTCAGGCGCCTGAGCCTTATCGATCCCGTCAAGGCCATGGAGTACGCCTGA
- a CDS encoding DotU family type IV/VI secretion system protein, whose amino-acid sequence MRLVDCYSELLAYTVYLTGSEPSAATVSYEEARGRYEGLCGRAEATRVSGEISEKDWREGLFAVCALIDEMILCSAWPGRDKWQLNQLQHHFFNTTNAGTEFFDRLKALTPDEDGVREVYGWCLAMGFKGAYFRPEDARELESITGANLDLSGRRLLEEDIPHMFPDAYGAEGKRRRKGMGATVAFMVLAGIVPVLVFLILFGFYSSVLKGILAGYFH is encoded by the coding sequence ATGAGACTTGTTGACTGCTATTCCGAACTCCTGGCTTACACGGTCTATCTCACGGGTTCCGAACCGTCGGCGGCCACGGTGTCCTATGAAGAAGCGCGGGGGCGCTATGAAGGCCTGTGCGGGCGCGCCGAGGCCACAAGGGTCAGCGGCGAGATCTCCGAAAAGGATTGGCGCGAAGGGCTCTTCGCCGTATGCGCCCTCATCGACGAGATGATACTCTGCAGCGCCTGGCCGGGAAGGGACAAATGGCAGCTCAACCAGCTCCAGCACCATTTCTTCAATACCACCAACGCCGGGACGGAGTTCTTCGACCGCCTCAAGGCCCTCACCCCCGACGAGGACGGGGTCCGGGAGGTCTACGGGTGGTGCCTTGCCATGGGGTTCAAGGGCGCCTATTTCAGGCCTGAGGATGCCAGAGAGCTCGAAAGTATCACAGGGGCCAACCTCGACCTTTCCGGAAGGCGCCTCTTGGAAGAGGACATCCCGCATATGTTTCCCGACGCTTACGGCGCCGAGGGAAAAAGACGCAGGAAGGGTATGGGAGCTACCGTCGCCTTCATGGTGCTCGCGGGCATCGTGCCCGTCCTCGTCTTCCTGATACTTTTTGGCTTTTACAGCAGTGTTCTTAAGGGTATCCTCGCCGGCTACTTCCATTAG
- the tssK gene encoding type VI secretion system baseplate subunit TssK: MTEPRKPVFWYQGLFLQPQHLQQADLFHQSALAPLKEHLQPFFYGTCGHTIDEGALREMVFNLADGEFLFQDGTWVKTTQNAKLEARSFKDAWTNMEKSFKIFLGLRRWDQTGKNVAEPGDHMERRRYIEGEPTGGTRDIHVGDNIAEVKLLDHLLRFFWEDEIGDAADYHLIPLAVLTFNGQDVVLSRDFVPPAVTVAAAEPLLKITRNIRELVLSRCRILEEYKNPRGFQKADLQAAYLNFFLALHTLNRYVPLFEHFTEVSTVHPWTVYGMLRQCAGELSSFTDRVDALGRLANGTELIPPYDHENLLFCFRQVQLLIEEIIASMILGMENVIHFERDNHYFRGRLPQELLDNRNFFYLIVKSAAEPDSICDMVRHIVKLGCEEEVPVLITRALPGIPLEQKLEMPPGLPKKPGMLCFEIDKTNRYWHDVLKNGKIALYWPDAPEDMIIELAILKP, from the coding sequence ATGACGGAACCCAGGAAACCGGTTTTCTGGTATCAGGGACTTTTCCTGCAACCCCAGCATCTGCAACAGGCGGACCTCTTCCATCAGTCCGCCCTCGCCCCCTTGAAGGAGCACCTTCAGCCCTTCTTCTACGGGACCTGCGGTCACACCATCGACGAGGGGGCCTTGAGGGAGATGGTCTTCAACCTTGCCGACGGCGAATTCCTCTTCCAGGACGGGACCTGGGTCAAGACCACTCAGAACGCGAAGCTCGAGGCGCGGTCCTTCAAGGATGCCTGGACCAACATGGAGAAGTCCTTCAAGATCTTCCTGGGGCTGCGCCGATGGGACCAGACGGGGAAGAACGTCGCCGAACCGGGCGATCACATGGAACGGCGGCGGTACATAGAAGGCGAACCGACGGGCGGGACGAGGGACATCCACGTGGGCGACAACATCGCGGAGGTCAAGCTCCTCGACCACCTGCTCAGGTTCTTCTGGGAGGACGAGATCGGCGATGCCGCGGACTACCATCTCATCCCGCTGGCTGTCCTCACCTTCAACGGTCAGGACGTGGTCCTTTCCCGGGATTTCGTCCCTCCCGCCGTCACCGTCGCGGCGGCGGAGCCGCTCCTTAAGATCACGCGAAACATACGGGAGCTCGTCCTCTCCCGCTGCCGCATCCTTGAGGAGTACAAAAACCCGCGGGGCTTCCAGAAGGCCGACCTCCAGGCGGCATACCTCAATTTCTTCCTCGCCCTCCATACACTCAACCGGTATGTCCCGCTTTTCGAGCATTTTACCGAGGTCTCGACGGTCCATCCCTGGACGGTATACGGCATGCTCAGGCAGTGCGCAGGCGAGCTCAGCTCCTTCACGGACCGCGTCGACGCCCTGGGCAGGCTCGCCAACGGCACGGAGCTCATTCCCCCCTACGATCACGAGAACCTCCTGTTCTGCTTCCGCCAGGTGCAGCTGCTCATCGAGGAGATCATCGCCTCCATGATCCTCGGGATGGAGAACGTCATCCATTTCGAGAGGGACAACCATTATTTCCGCGGTCGGCTGCCCCAGGAGCTCCTTGACAACAGGAATTTCTTCTATCTCATCGTCAAGTCGGCGGCCGAACCCGACAGTATCTGTGATATGGTGAGACACATCGTGAAGCTCGGGTGCGAGGAAGAGGTCCCGGTACTCATCACGAGGGCCCTGCCCGGCATCCCGCTGGAGCAGAAACTGGAGATGCCCCCGGGATTGCCGAAGAAGCCGGGCATGCTTTGCTTCGAAATAGACAAGACGAACCGGTACTGGCATGACGTCCTGAAAAACGGGAAGATCGCCCTGTACTGGCCGGACGCGCCGGAGGACATGATCATCGAACTTGCGATCCTGAAACCATGA
- the tssJ gene encoding type VI secretion system lipoprotein TssJ, which yields MRLQIDRQFSIGLVMALCVLVLSAMSCSSGNKAQGGGGQQGGSQAQAPVQQSGPQPQQDEKLKSLGLDPSRPYAAKAIQIEYRADPNLNLYQDKPHTLAFVVYQLSDINPFTNLTKDAAGLTTLLKGEAFDKTVMAVNRFFIEPGSTNRLDIDRYENVKWVGIVAGYYDLTPGQVTRSYEMPVLIDTKGMIFKTNEAKMGLLGMNLYFGPTSIQEVPGP from the coding sequence ATGAGATTGCAGATTGACAGACAATTTTCCATCGGCCTCGTGATGGCCCTGTGCGTCCTTGTACTTTCGGCCATGTCCTGCTCCTCGGGCAATAAGGCACAGGGGGGAGGAGGACAGCAGGGTGGATCACAGGCGCAGGCGCCGGTGCAACAAAGCGGGCCGCAGCCGCAGCAGGACGAGAAGCTTAAAAGCCTCGGCCTCGACCCCTCGCGGCCGTATGCCGCGAAGGCCATCCAGATCGAGTACCGGGCGGACCCGAACCTGAACCTCTACCAGGACAAGCCGCACACCCTTGCCTTCGTGGTCTACCAGCTCTCCGACATCAATCCCTTCACCAACCTCACGAAGGATGCCGCCGGGCTCACAACCCTTCTCAAGGGAGAGGCCTTCGACAAGACCGTCATGGCGGTGAACCGTTTCTTTATCGAGCCGGGCAGCACCAACCGCCTTGACATAGACCGTTACGAGAACGTAAAATGGGTGGGCATCGTGGCAGGGTATTACGACCTCACGCCGGGGCAGGTCACGCGGAGCTATGAGATGCCCGTGCTCATCGACACAAAAGGGATGATCTTCAAGACCAATGAAGCCAAAATGGGGCTGTTGGGGATGAACCTCTATTTCGGTCCCACCAGCATTCAGGAGGTGCCAGGCCCATGA
- a CDS encoding PAS domain-containing protein, whose translation MAEMNSRKSSSTLQSIMRLLCGGSFLISPDLRIEWVGSVSRRWSGGKGAGELEGKHCYSVIMGRRKPCEGCPVMRCYESGRMEELEMKIGKGGSAEYFVLTASPLEGNEGDGLMGVVEIIRDVTAFRRTEEDLRQLGEFNYEIVENAPVAIFTINRKGEFSSVNPALATLSGFENMAKAKEKLLGFNWIKNPYTKKCGMSNHIKEGLKGKPFQLWDFPFIDYWGVPQYIYFKGVPIKDKDGRVEGLLCIIEETTERVRARDQLMQEAKMSMIGRLTTGIAHELNNPLATITANAELALESLENLEGGKFSRRDLEEFKESLRVIEEQAFRCTKTIKSLLDVTRKKDLGKTSIDLTGLLDEILDHINFQRLPVRFVQDVPSPLPAVKGDFDAVRQVFLNVIVNAVDAVEGQKNAAIWIKARQVSGNTLEVAIEDNGPGIPEKMRELIFEPFFTTKGIKKGTGLGLTLCYDFLQRMGGGIEVGQRLDGGSVFRISLPLYAR comes from the coding sequence ATGGCCGAGATGAATTCCCGGAAGAGTTCCTCAACCCTCCAGTCGATCATGCGCCTTTTGTGCGGGGGGTCCTTCCTCATCAGCCCCGACCTCAGGATCGAATGGGTAGGGTCCGTGAGCCGCCGGTGGTCGGGAGGCAAGGGTGCCGGGGAGCTTGAGGGAAAGCACTGCTATTCCGTGATCATGGGGAGGCGCAAGCCCTGTGAAGGCTGTCCTGTCATGCGGTGCTACGAGAGCGGCAGGATGGAAGAGCTGGAGATGAAGATCGGTAAGGGCGGCAGCGCCGAGTACTTTGTCCTCACCGCGTCCCCTCTCGAGGGCAATGAGGGAGACGGCCTCATGGGGGTCGTCGAGATCATACGGGACGTCACGGCCTTCCGCAGGACCGAGGAAGACCTTCGCCAACTCGGGGAGTTCAATTATGAGATCGTGGAGAACGCCCCGGTGGCGATCTTTACCATTAATAGAAAGGGGGAGTTCTCCAGCGTCAACCCGGCTCTCGCCACCCTGTCGGGATTCGAGAACATGGCGAAGGCGAAGGAGAAGCTCCTCGGGTTCAACTGGATAAAGAACCCCTACACGAAGAAATGCGGCATGTCTAACCATATAAAAGAGGGTCTCAAGGGCAAGCCCTTTCAGCTCTGGGATTTCCCCTTTATCGATTACTGGGGGGTGCCGCAGTACATCTACTTCAAGGGTGTTCCCATCAAGGACAAGGATGGCCGTGTGGAAGGCCTCCTGTGCATCATCGAGGAGACGACGGAGCGCGTCAGGGCGCGGGACCAGTTGATGCAGGAAGCCAAGATGTCCATGATAGGGAGGCTTACGACGGGCATCGCCCACGAGCTCAACAATCCCCTCGCCACCATAACGGCCAACGCGGAGCTTGCTCTGGAATCCCTTGAGAACCTCGAGGGGGGAAAGTTCAGCAGGAGGGACCTGGAGGAGTTCAAGGAAAGTCTGAGGGTGATCGAGGAGCAGGCGTTCAGGTGCACCAAGACGATCAAGAGCCTCCTCGACGTGACGAGGAAAAAGGACCTGGGGAAGACGAGCATCGACCTCACCGGGCTCCTCGATGAGATCCTGGACCACATCAATTTCCAGAGGCTCCCGGTGAGGTTCGTTCAGGATGTGCCCTCGCCCCTGCCGGCGGTAAAGGGCGATTTCGACGCGGTGCGGCAGGTCTTTCTCAACGTCATTGTCAATGCCGTCGATGCCGTCGAGGGGCAGAAGAACGCGGCCATATGGATAAAGGCCCGGCAGGTGTCCGGCAACACTCTCGAGGTTGCGATAGAGGACAACGGTCCGGGGATCCCCGAGAAGATGCGCGAGCTCATCTTCGAGCCCTTCTTCACGACGAAGGGGATAAAGAAGGGCACGGGTCTGGGGCTCACGCTGTGCTATGATTTTCTGCAGAGGATGGGGGGCGGCATCGAGGTGGGGCAGCGCCTCGATGGAGGGAGCGTCTTCAGGATCTCCCTTCCCCTCTACGCCAGGTAA
- a CDS encoding sigma-54-dependent Fis family transcriptional regulator — translation MIRILIVDDEEQLVEAFKKKLSREGFSVSVASTARDALALMKKQTFDVCVLDIRLPDMDGVELLESVKKNEPNLEIIMLTGHASVDTAIQSMKLGAYDYLSKPCKLTELSNVIQKAYEKKALRERNIVLQEQLQRVEAHDSFIGGSEPMNEVKRLIRLVAPSEVPVLVLGETGTGKELVARAIHNLSPRQPSQFVAVNSSTLQESILESELFGYKKGAFTGAQADKMGLLELADKGTFFIDEIGDMGMAIQAKFLRTLETGIFRRLGDTRESRVDVRFIFATNKSLEAEVKEKRFRKDLFFRLNTFIITLPPLRERKDDIPLLADYFLGKFARGGAKKALSPEAMELLKDYRWPGNVRELANVMERAVLLSASRETILPEDLPQSMMESRLADREAQGWELTSADELSLQHIEQEHIERVLTLAKGNKSKAARLLGISRRKLYLKTQEK, via the coding sequence GTGATCCGGATATTGATCGTCGACGACGAGGAACAGCTTGTTGAGGCCTTCAAGAAGAAGCTCTCCCGAGAAGGTTTCTCGGTGTCCGTCGCGTCCACAGCGCGCGACGCCCTCGCCCTGATGAAGAAGCAGACCTTCGATGTCTGCGTCCTCGACATCAGGCTGCCCGACATGGATGGGGTGGAACTCCTCGAATCGGTCAAGAAGAACGAACCCAACCTCGAGATCATCATGCTCACGGGCCATGCCTCCGTCGACACGGCCATCCAGTCGATGAAGCTCGGTGCCTACGACTACCTCAGCAAGCCCTGCAAGCTGACGGAACTCTCCAACGTCATCCAGAAGGCCTACGAGAAAAAGGCCCTCCGGGAGAGGAACATCGTCCTCCAGGAGCAGCTCCAGAGGGTGGAGGCGCACGACTCCTTCATCGGCGGCTCGGAGCCCATGAACGAGGTGAAACGCCTCATCCGCCTTGTCGCGCCCTCGGAGGTCCCCGTCCTCGTGCTCGGGGAGACGGGTACGGGAAAGGAGCTGGTGGCACGGGCCATCCACAATCTGAGCCCCCGGCAGCCCAGCCAGTTCGTGGCCGTCAATTCGAGCACGCTCCAGGAGAGCATCCTGGAGAGCGAGCTTTTTGGATACAAGAAGGGCGCCTTCACGGGTGCCCAGGCAGACAAGATGGGCCTTCTCGAGCTCGCCGACAAGGGCACCTTTTTCATCGACGAGATAGGCGACATGGGCATGGCCATCCAGGCCAAGTTCTTAAGGACCCTCGAGACGGGTATCTTCCGCCGCCTTGGCGACACGCGGGAGTCCAGGGTGGACGTGAGGTTCATATTCGCCACCAACAAGTCCCTCGAGGCGGAGGTGAAGGAAAAAAGGTTTCGCAAGGACCTCTTCTTCCGGCTCAACACCTTCATCATCACCCTGCCTCCCTTAAGGGAGCGCAAGGACGACATACCTCTTCTCGCCGACTACTTCCTGGGGAAGTTCGCCCGCGGCGGGGCGAAGAAGGCCCTCTCCCCCGAGGCCATGGAGCTCCTCAAGGACTACCGCTGGCCCGGCAACGTCCGCGAGCTGGCGAACGTCATGGAACGGGCGGTCCTCCTTAGTGCCTCCCGGGAAACCATCCTGCCCGAAGACCTTCCCCAGAGCATGATGGAAAGCCGTCTCGCGGACCGGGAAGCGCAGGGGTGGGAGCTCACCTCCGCCGACGAGCTGAGCCTCCAGCACATCGAACAGGAACACATCGAACGCGTCCTGACCCTCGCAAAGGGCAACAAGAGCAAAGCCGCCCGTCTCCTGGGGATAAGCAGAAGGAAGCTGTACCTGAAAACACAGGAAAAGTAG
- a CDS encoding TRAP transporter substrate-binding protein, which produces MKRCVSIVSVVLILAVAFCFTSVPASAQVKLRFATFFPVSHPNAAITAEWCKEVEKRTNGKVKVQHFPGATLTSPQSQYDSILTGVVDIANCVLGYTMGKFPLSEILDYPLGYPSGAVATRLGNEFYKQFKPKEFDDVKVMYFHAQGPGILHTRKPVKNLDDLKGMKIRTFGSNAKMMSMLGGSPVAMPMGDAYDALSKGVADGLLCGYEALKGWKLGEVVKSTTENYGTAYTATFVIAMNKAKWNSIPPDAQKVIEAINQEFIEKQGKLWDKMDQDGKEFSTKRGNQVVKLSAEENQKWVTKIEPLFAEYVKKMKEKNLPGDKALKFVREYIKKNTK; this is translated from the coding sequence ATGAAACGGTGTGTGAGTATCGTGTCCGTTGTCCTTATCCTTGCGGTGGCTTTCTGTTTTACGTCGGTGCCGGCGAGCGCCCAGGTGAAGCTTCGTTTCGCCACCTTCTTTCCCGTGAGCCATCCGAACGCGGCCATCACGGCGGAGTGGTGCAAGGAGGTGGAGAAGAGGACGAACGGGAAGGTGAAGGTGCAGCATTTCCCGGGCGCGACCCTGACGTCGCCCCAGTCCCAGTATGACAGCATCCTGACTGGCGTCGTGGACATCGCGAACTGTGTCCTCGGGTACACGATGGGGAAATTCCCCCTCTCCGAGATCCTGGACTACCCGCTGGGTTATCCGAGCGGCGCCGTCGCGACGAGACTCGGCAACGAGTTCTATAAACAGTTCAAGCCGAAAGAATTCGATGACGTGAAGGTCATGTACTTCCACGCCCAGGGCCCGGGCATACTCCACACGAGAAAACCCGTGAAGAACCTCGATGACCTGAAGGGTATGAAGATACGGACCTTCGGCTCCAACGCGAAGATGATGTCCATGCTCGGCGGTTCGCCGGTTGCCATGCCCATGGGCGACGCCTATGACGCCCTGTCCAAGGGTGTCGCCGACGGCCTCCTGTGCGGCTACGAGGCCCTGAAGGGCTGGAAGCTCGGCGAGGTCGTCAAGTCGACGACGGAGAACTACGGCACCGCTTACACCGCGACCTTCGTCATCGCCATGAACAAGGCGAAATGGAACAGCATTCCCCCCGACGCCCAGAAGGTGATCGAGGCGATCAACCAGGAGTTCATCGAGAAACAGGGCAAGCTCTGGGACAAGATGGATCAGGACGGAAAGGAATTCTCCACGAAGAGGGGAAACCAGGTGGTCAAGCTCTCCGCCGAAGAGAACCAGAAATGGGTCACCAAGATCGAGCCGCTCTTCGCCGAGTATGTCAAGAAGATGAAAGAGAAGAACCTTCCCGGTGACAAGGCGCTCAAGTTCGTCCGCGAGTACATAAAGAAGAACACGAAATAG
- a CDS encoding TRAP transporter small permease, with protein MNSVVGAVRRFSGWMNGLSGIVLFLMMMLTVVDVALRIFWKPITGTYELVAMAGAVVVAFAIPQTSWDNAHIFVDFLLEKRSRGVKTAFGCFTKVLGVILFVMLGWYLLTKANHLFRAGDVSLTLGIPYYPVAYGLAFCAFMEVLVLVLHIVMLFKGGENNG; from the coding sequence ATGAACAGCGTCGTCGGTGCCGTCAGGAGGTTTAGCGGCTGGATGAACGGGTTGAGCGGCATCGTTCTGTTCCTGATGATGATGCTCACGGTGGTGGATGTTGCCCTTCGGATCTTCTGGAAACCCATCACGGGGACCTATGAGCTCGTTGCGATGGCAGGGGCCGTCGTCGTGGCCTTTGCCATACCGCAGACCTCCTGGGACAATGCCCATATATTCGTGGACTTTTTACTTGAGAAACGTTCCCGGGGGGTAAAGACGGCCTTCGGCTGCTTCACGAAGGTCCTCGGGGTGATACTTTTCGTGATGTTGGGCTGGTACCTCCTCACAAAGGCGAACCACCTTTTCCGAGCCGGGGATGTCTCCCTCACCTTGGGAATACCCTACTATCCCGTAGCCTATGGGCTGGCGTTCTGTGCCTTCATGGAGGTCCTCGTCCTCGTCCTGCACATCGTAATGCTGTTCAAGGGTGGTGAGAACAATGGATGA